From one Colletotrichum destructivum chromosome 3, complete sequence genomic stretch:
- a CDS encoding Putative Cell morphogenesis protein gives MAPSQTTLPDLLQDPPLKFSPRSVTTLDEEDEDDADWDRTLRPAALEPHPYPHPHPHPPPPPRSVTHSRESSIEKPPHPLPPVSGSTLASPRTHNHTHAHSRSGLVIERVVDPKSASYGHHRQTSIVHGIQHSRNGSHASSSSSPLSPQIIATAGASLNPLDRADMHAVGRLEPDAPPAPRPSTALSGSTVNSGPLVPERTSSATDFTNSSLTQRKIERMHSKSRREHAHHQSHSSKHHRDEQKTVGEYALHVLFTSFIAQAEEKLNDCITVPFEPEPQVEHICGPGVDPSFDQIITALGHIARPRPKPLIDSMMLWRKSKSDAANEARSQLQQSRGVPPGPLQRRNTEPLQPLPGPMDNGLTSPQTSLAAKQEFVAHAERRSTVSIYILCRVLLEVISQTSLPFLTLEMEEKLEGIIFGQLKIADTEQLMVSPLKLANWNLFSQLLGVMSEINFRGVTDRFLGDLERSLQELVAKSPTSPAGRDAEGKIELVLGGMKHLKVNIAHPEAWEQSCDFMVAVGRLFHRSHGQRVKTAFCQVLETLLLTVAAQATNQDLAHPKWIEVLGAIGPRLAQMFIKPRHWGFAFPLTATLLCLSPPDTFGSQWLQLILPLQPKLKDRFTRPLCLQVIARLLWTYLYRTNDTLPNTTRKLDEVMKLVLPPTKRGLVASDSAVAEPIIQIIRIIGYKQPEYCFKHVIFPLINAELFVSNKDLRVEQLDPDRMVIGIRAFLAIMSDLEKGDEGRPPFPSSFQPPPAIERIPTSPVMASPHHASSMPFAGTLGEGEQLSRPVRTAALNDVVKEYYHKFCEILGKITIICDNTFGGQAVLDEKFSSPGPKTPIADTFNFSRRDDHQSPADHKQAFYELLHVAVQALPRCLSVDIPFNSLINLLCTGTAHVQYNIAFSSAQSLKAIARQAHAQQVTMGFARFIFNFDDRYSTMSDGGMLGPGHIESTLRLYVELLQIWIEEIRRKTRDASIDQLEENDKRGAKLDLSGIWAEVDQAEAHGLFFLCSQSRRVRYFAITVLRLITDFDKALQNQDKDTLRVIDILENDSMQVMNFKDEGLSVAERSRLQRGMQNSNNRGALVELCTSDVSYDTTLWFKLFPNLIRIAYEKCPFTVTIGRDLICNRILQMYKAIVLLSEPSRGLYYGSDPGSARVAGRTPTTQPEILVEQWKLYLIFACTTLADPGSVVPANPQGTQHSRKTSKPASADKIVSARVLFKYLIPLLSVSSASVRDAVVLAMGSINIHIYRTLLEELAGQVSRCNDEARARIHQRTNSSPKRNRKMDLLRTEITHVYKLTCHFLKEEEVYNDEWVLTNLVTYTRDLKLFLMDGEVQMDWEFQKLRRHYCGLTEELFEGINRTKDPSRWMTFESRKSAFSLMEDWCGFSPNQTQIRVREDTMRQSLIDQQSLGERGTVTAAMEIEKRNLRTAALSAMAALCGGPMSITTESGATLQFDIRRMLAWIEAIFNSGSDRMNVIGRRALQNLIIHNQELPYLLEHCIARCYLSDVSKVQESYFAVVTQVLLKHLDYSCPFWKLLGLCLFTLGNDESEIRSKSARLMRSLEERQQPGRTSKIQDYDISISDKTKAVYKLAQFEISKRLAKQHTELAFHIFSEFTLYFKDLHPASQRNVVAVILPWIQSIELKVDPNGGPIAQSYVLLANLLEITIKSSGALHNEVQALWQALATGPYPGNVRLILDFIISLCLERREQNFVEYAKQIVVFLSSTTSTPGMKVVEFLLMQITPKAMVPNEKKDAMPPPPDIGLLPYCADLGEALPVGTKQAGFSLGQLSLILLVDLMVSPVHLVPENVPVLLQVVTVLWDHYTPLVQEQAREMLVHLIHELVISQLDDQTEPTSRASIEDLIDLIRRHDRSVVWGYEDSNGKADDRDNKVPPSMEFLTAEVVKTFEMTYPGIKDQWGRLSLTWATSCPVRHLACRSFQIFRCILTSLDQFMLGDMLARLSNTIADEDTEIQTFAMEILTTLKTLILKLDADKLLTFPQLFWTTCACLESINEREYLEAVEMLNEFLTKVDFRSPNVRRLLLDGQPSRWDGQFEGLQSLLYKGMRSSVCMQATLSTLDKMVQLPSDGLIGDDSRLFFAVLANFPRFLHEMEQDEPSEQALQSAEILCAVCETQGYGNIAEVLGEYVAFKYQGNSREFQSRLFASLKDNFLPKLDFRMVIFLMGLLTNSTAWVKLKTMNILSIVIPEIDLRKPELAGHGSDLISPLLRLLQTEFCMEALEVLDNIMTMSGSAMDKQHLRMSMTRSTSKTIRKEYERTQSLFGIPEASGWAIPIPAKKTDSTRANIHAAFYMCQTAEGLLTEATPTPDVEFHTDDFPYSYFQMPDRTETMMSDEGRGDGHLGDLVTKLDSLDDFFDDLGTSSPSDGRSSKTITEFSPDSFESGAQLYDEQILPILHQASNNSTFQNGFTDRPPATARDPSSNTMNPGAFSASSALSAGVGGGMGGGSRPGLHYRSITSPSAPASYQPHISEFTSDDEFLEDVFSDADDERPNTGHGGEGSFSLENMIKPLAQSTRSRMRRLTGGRSRENDRQQELFRAERVAAAQQVPKVPTNFLTKMPSQGEML, from the exons ATGG CTCCGTCCCAGACGACGCTGCCTGATCTTCTGCAGGACCCGCCGTTAAAGTTCTCTCCGCGATCCGTCACCACcctcgacgaagaagacgaggacgacgcagACTGGGACCGAACCTTGAgacccgccgccctcgaacCCCATCCTtatcctcatcctcatcctcaccctcctccgccgcctcgttcCGTCACCCATTCGCGCGAGTCCTCCATCGAAAAGCCTCCTCACCCGTTGCCTCCCGTCTCCGGTTCGACCCTTGCCTCCCCCCGGACACACAACCACACCCACGCGCACTCACGCTCTGGCCTCGTCATCGAGCGAGTCGTCGACCCCAAAAGCGCGTCTTATGGCCACCACCGCCAGACGTCTATAGTACACGGCATACAGCACTCTAGAAATGGAAGCCACGCCAGCTCTTCTTCCAGTCCCCTCAGCCCGCAGATAATCGCTACTGCTGGCGCGAGCCTCAACCCTCTCGACCGCGCCGACATGCATGCCGTCGGCCGTTTGGAGCCCGACGCGCCACCCGCGCCGCGCCCTAGCACTGCCTTGTCTGGCTCGACTGTCAACTCGGGTCCCCTCGTGCCCGAGAGGACTTCCTCCGCCACAGACTTCACCAATTCCTCCCTTACACAGCGAAAAATAGAGCGAATGCATAGCAAGTCGAGGCGCGAACACGCACACCACCAATCCCACTCTTCGAAGCACCACAGGGATGAGCAAAAGACTGTGGGCGAGTACGCCTTGCACGTGCTCTTCACCTCT TTCATTGCTCAAGCCGAAGAGAAACTCAATGACTGCATCACAGTGCCGTTCGAACCCGAGCCGCAGGTCGAGCATATCTGCGGCCCCGGCGTCGACCCCTCCTTCGACCAGATCATCACTGCCTTGGGCCATATTGCCCGCCCGCGACCGAAACCCCTGATAGATTCCATGATGCTTTGGAGGAAGAGCAAGAGCGACGCGGCCAACGAAGCTCGCAGCCAGCTGCAGCAATCGAGGGGCGTCCCGCCCGGTCCGCTCCAACGAAGAAACACCGAGCCTCTTCAGCCTTTACCTGGCCCCATGGACAACGGTTTGACAAGTCCGCAGACCTCGCTTGCTGCCAAGCAAGAATTCGTAGCCCATGCCGAACGCCGCTCGACCGTTTCCATCTATATCCTGTGCCGTGTTTTGTTGGAGGTCATCAGCCAGACCAGCCTGCCCTTTTTGACCCTGGAGATGgaagagaagctcgagggcaTCATCTTTGGTCAACTCAAGATCGCCGATACCGAACAGCTCATGGTCAGCCCCCTGAAACTCGCAAACTGGAATCTCTTCtcccagcttctcggcgtcatGAGCGAGATCAACTTCAGGGGGGTGACAGACAGGTTCCTCGGCGACTTGGAGCGTTCTCTCCAGGAACTGGTTGCCAAAAGCCCGACTTCTCCAGCAGGCCGCGATGCCGAAGGCAAGATTGAGCTTGTCCTTGGGGGCATGAAACATCTCAAGGTCAACATAGCACACCCAGAAGCCTGGGAACAGTCATGCGACTTCATGGTGGCCGTCGGCCGTCTCTTCCATCGATCCCATGGCCAGCGTGTCAAGACGGCCTTCTGCCAGGTCCTCGAAACGCTCCTGCttaccgtcgccgcccaggcgACGAACCAGGACCTGGCGCATCCCAAGTGGATCGAGGTTCTTGGGGCAATCGGCCCCCGACTTGCGCAAATGTTCATCAAGCCTCGGCACTGGGGCTTCGCCTTTCCCCTGACAGCAACGCTTCTCTGCTTGTCTCCTCCCGACACCTTTGGATCCCAATGGCTCCAGTTGATTCTCCCTTTGCAGCCAAAACTCAAGGATCGTTTTACGCGGCCGCTGTGCCTGCAGGTGATTGCGAGGCTCTTGTGGACTTACTTGTACCGGACAAACGATACCTTGCCCAATACCACTAGAAAGTTGGACGAAGTGATGAAGTTGGTTTTGCCGCCAACCAAGCGCGGCCTCGTTGCATCCGACTCAGCTGTTGCCGAGCCCATCATTCAAATCATCAGAATCATCGGGTACAAGCAGCCCGAGTACTGCTTCAAGCATGTCATCTTCCCTCTGATCAATGCTGAGTTGTTCGTATCCAACAAAGATCTGAGAGTAGAGCAGCTCGACCCGGATCGGATGGTGATTGGCATCAGAgccttcttggccatcaTGTCGGACCTGGAGAAGGGAGACGAAGGTCGGCCCCCTTTTCCAAGCTCGttccagccgccgcccgcaaTCGAACGCATCCCCACGTCCCCGGTGATGGCTTCGCCTCACCACGCTTCGTCCATGCCCTTTGCCGGGACGTTAGGAGAGGGCGAGCAGCTCTCCCGCCCTGTGCGGACGGCCGCTCTGaacgacgtcgtcaaggaatACTATCACAAGTTCTGTGAAATCCTCGGCAAAATCACCATCATCTGCGATAACACGTTTGGAGGCCAGGCTGTATTGGACGAAAAGTTCAGCAGCCCAGGCCCCAAAACTCCGATTGCAGATACCTTCAATTTCTCGCGGCGAGACGACCACCAGTCTCCCGCAGACCATAAGCAGGCGTTTTACGAACTTTTGCATGTTGCGGTTCAAGCGTTGCCCCGCTGCCTCTCAGTCGACATACCCTTTAACTCGTTGATCAACTTGCTATGCACGGGCACCGCTCACGTGCAATACAACATCGCCTTTTCCTCGGCACAATCCCTCAAAGCGATCGCCCGACAAGCCCACGCGCAGCAAGTCACCATGGGATTTGCTCGCTTCATCTTCAACTTTGATGACAGGTACTCGACCATGTCCGATGGCGGCATGCTTGGACCGGGTCATATTGAAAGCACGCTTCGTCTGTACGTCGAGCTGCTACAGATTTGGATTGAGGAGATCAGACGAAAGACCCGCGACGCTTCCATCGATCAGCTCGAGGAGAATGACAAGCGTGGCGCAAAGCTGGACCTGTCCGGCATCTGGGCTGAAGTCGACCAGGCGGAAGCACATGGCTTGTTCTTCCTGTGCTCGCAGTCCCGGAGGGTGCGGTACTTTGCCATTACCGTCCTTCGGCTCATCACCGACTTCGATAAAGCACTCCAGAATCAGGACAAGGACACCTTGAGAGTCATCGACATCTTGGAAAACGACTCGATGCAAGTGATGAACTTCAAAGACGAGGGTCTTTCCGTTGCGGAGAGGAGCAGGCTTCAGAGGGGAATGCAAAACAGTAACAACCGAGGCGCTCTCGTGGAATTGTGTACCAGTGATGTGTCGTACGATACGACGCTGTGGTTTAAGCTCTTCCCCAATCTCATCCGCATCGCGTACGAAAAATGTCCCTTCACCGTCACTATTGGCCGGGATTTGATCTGCAACCGAATCCTGCAGATGTACAAGGCCATTGTTCTTTTGTCGGAGCCCTCTAGGGGACTGTACTACGGCTCAGATCCTGGGAGCGCCCGTGTCGCCGGTAGGACGCCGACAACCCAGCCGGAGATCCTCGTGGAACAATGGAAGCTCTACCTCATATTCGCCTGTACGACGCTGGCCGACCCAGGGAGCGTCGTGCCCGCCAACCCCCAAGGTACACAGCATAGCCGGAAGACATCCaagccggcctcggcggatAAGATCGTCTCAGCCAGAGTCCTCTTCAAGTACCTAATACCCCTGCtgtccgtctcctcggcatcggTCAGAGACGCAGTGGTCCTGGCTATGGGATCAATCAACATACACATCTACCGTACCCTGCTCGAGGAACTGGCAGGACAGGTTTCACGCTGCAACGATGAAGCCCGTGCCCGCATACACCAACGCACCAACAGCAGTCCAAAACGAAATCGCAAAATGGATCTCCTAAGGACCGAAATCACACATGTTTACAAGCTCACCTGCCATTTCCtcaaggaagaggaggtcTACAACGACGAGTGGGTTCTGACAAACCTCGTCACGTACACCCGGGACCTGAAGCTCTTCCTTATGGATGGCGAAGTCCAGATGGACTGGGAGTTTCAGAAGCTCAGGAGGCACTACTGCGGCCTTACGGAGGAACTATTTGAGGGGATCAACAGGACGAAAGACCCGTCTCGGTGGATGACGTTTGAATCCCGAAAGTCCGCCTTCTCTTTGATGGAAGACTGGTGCGGCTTCTCGCCAAACCAGACACAGATCCGAGTCAGGGAAGATACCATGCGACAGTCCCTTATCGACCAGCAATCTCTCGGAGAAAGAGGCACCGTCACGGCGGCCATGGAAATCGAGAAGCGAAACCTACGCACGGCGGCTCTCAGCGCCATGGCTGCCCTTTGTGGTGGGCCGATGAGTATCACCACCGAGAGTGGTGCAACCCTCCAGTTCGATATTCGAAGAATGCTCGCGTGGATTGAGGCCATCTTCAACTCGGGCAGCGACCGCATGAACGTGATTGGTCGCCGGGCCTTGCAGAACCTGATCATCCACAATCAGGAACTTCCATACCTTCTGGAGCACTGCATCGCTCGCTGCTACCTGTCTGATGTTTCCAAAGTCCAGGAGAGCTACTTCGCTGTCGTCACTCAGGTGCTGCTGAAGCACCTCGACTACTCGTGCCCCTTTTGGAAACTGCTGGGGCTCTGCCTCTTCACCCTCGGTAATGACGAGAGCGAAATACGGTCTAAGTCGGCCCGGTTGATGAGGTCGCTCGAAGAGAGACAGCAACCAGGCCGGACTTCCAAGATTCAGGACTACGACATCAGTATTTCTGACAAGACGAAGGCGGTGTACAAGCTGGCCCAGTTTGAGATCTCCAAGCGGCTTGCAAAACAGCATACTGAGTTGGCATTCCATATCTTCTCTGAGTTTACCCTATACTTCAAGGATCTTCACCCTGCCTCACAACGTAACGTTGTGGCCGTCATCTTGCCTTGGATCCAGTCAATTGAGCTCAAGGTTGATCCGAATGGCGGCCCCATCGCCCAGTCGTACGTTCTCTTGGCCAACTTACTAGAGATCACCATCAAGTCGAGCGGCGCGCTGCACAACGAGGTTCAGGCACTATGGCAAGCACTCGCAACCGGTCCGTATCCAGGAAACGTCCGGCTGATCCTCGACTTCATCATCTCTTTGTGTCTTGAGAGACGAGAGCAGAACTTTGTCGAGTACGCCAAGCAAAttgttgtctttctttccagcaccaccagcactCCCGGCATGAAGGTCGTCGAGTTCCTTCTCATGCAGATTACCCCCAAGGCGATGGTCCccaacgagaagaaggacgccatgccgccgccgccagacATTGGCCTCCTGCCCTACTGCGCAGACCTAGGGGAGGCACTCCCCGTCGGCACGAAGCAAGCCGGATTCTCCCTTGGGCAGCTCTCGCTGATTCTCCTGGTCGATCTCATGGTGTCCCCTGTGCATCTCGTACCCGAGAACGTACCAGTGCTCCTTCAGGTAGTGACCGTGCTCTGGGATCACTATACGCCGCTCGTCCAAGAGCAAGCCAGAGAAATGTTGGTCCATCTAATTCACGAACTTGTCATTTCCCAGCTGGATGACCAAACGGAGCCGACGTCTAGGGCCTCGATCGAGGACCTCATCGACTTGATTCGACGTCATGATCGTTCGGTCGTCTGGGGCTATGAGGACAGCAACGGCAAAGCTGACGATCGCGACAACAAAGTCCCTCCAAGCATGGAGTTCTTGACTGCCGAGGTTGTCAAGACTTTTGAAATGACTTACCCGGGCATCAAGGACCAGTGGGGCAGGCTGTCATTGACATGGGCAACGTCATGTCCTGTCCGACATCTCGCTTGCCGTTCGTTCCAGATATTCCGATGCATCCTCACCTCTTTGGACCAATTCATGCTGGGAGACATGCTCGCACGCCTATCAAACACCATCGCCGATGAAGACACCGAGATTCAAACTTTTGCCATGGAGATCCTCACCACGCTCAAGACACTTATCCTGAAGCTAGACGCGGACAAGCTACTCACATTCCCGCAGCTCTTCTGGACAACGTGTGCCTGTTTGGAGTCCATCAACGAGCGCGAGTACCTGGAGGCTGTAGAGATGCTGAACGAATTTTTGACAAAGGTCGACTTCCGGTCACCCAACGTCCGcaggcttcttctcgacggccagcCCTCGAGATGGGACGGTCAATTCGAGGGCCTTCAGTCCCTGCTGTACAAGGGGATGAGGTCATCTGTGTGCATGCAAGCCACTCTGAGCACGCTTGACAAGATGGTTCAGCTGCCTAGCGATGGCCTCATCGGCGACGACAGCCGGCTGTTCTTCGCCGTGCTGGCTAACTTCCCTCGTTTCTTGCACGAGATGGAACAGGACGAGCCCAGTGAGCAAGCTTTACAGTCTGCCGAGATCCTGTGCGCCGTCTGCGAGACTCAAGGGTACGGCAACATTGCCGAAGTCCTCGGGGAATACGTTGCTTTCAAGTACCAGGGCAACAGCAGAGAGTTTCAAAGCCGTCTCTTTGCCTCACTAAAGGACAATTTCCTCCCCAAACTGGACTTCCGGATGGTCATCTTCCTGATGGGCTTGCTCACAAATTCCACTGCATGGGTGAAGCTCAAGACCATGAATATCCTTAGTATCGTCATTCCCGAGATCGACCTCCGAAAGCCCGAACTGGCCGGCCACGGCTCAGATCTCATCTCGCCCCTTTTGCGTCTCCTGCAGACCGAATTCTGCATGGAGGCGCTGGAGGTGCTGGACAATATTATGACGATGTCGGGTAGCGCCATGGACAAGCAGCACTTAAGAATGAGCATGACTCGATCTACGTCCAAGACAATTAGAAAAGAATACGAGCGGACGCAGAGCCTGTTCGGCATCCCCGAAGCGTCGGGCTGGGCCATACCGATCCCAGCCAAGAAGACGGACTCGACGCGTGCCAATATCCACGCCGCATTCTACATGTGCCAGACCGCGGAAGGACTTCTGACggaggcgacgccgacgcccgaTGTCGAATTTCATACCGACGACTTCCCATACAGCTACTTCCAGATGCCAGACAGGACCGAAACGATGATGTCGGATGAAGGTCGCGGAGACGGAcacctcggcgacctcgtcacAAAGCTCGACAGCCTAGATGACTTCTTCGACGATCTCGGCACGAGCTCACCCAGCGACGGTCGCTCATCGAAGACCATCACTGAGTTCTCGCCGGACAGTTTTGAGTCCGGAGCGCAGTTGTATGATGAGCAAATCCTGCCAATCCTGCATCAGGCTTCCAACAACAGCACCTTCCAGAATGGGTTTACTGACAGGCCACCAGCGACGGCAAGGGATCCGAGCTCCAACACGATGAATCCTGGAGCTTTTAGTgcatcgtcggcgttgtcggccggcgtcggcggcggtatGGGAGGAGGCTCGCGACCGGGGCTTCACTACAGATCCAtcacgtcgccgtcggcgcccgcgTCGTACCAGCCGCACATAAGCGAGTTCACGTCGGACGACGAGTTCCTTGAAGACGTCTTCTCGGACGCGGACGATGAGCGACCGAACAcgggccacggcggcgagggctcTTTCTCGTTGGAGAACATGATCAAGCCGCTTGCGCAGAGCACGAGATCACGGATGCGTCGCTTGACGGGAGGCAGATCGCGCGAGAACGACCGACAGCAGGAACTGTTCCGAGCCGAgcgggtcgccgccgcgcaaCAAGTTCCCAAGGTGCCGACCAATTTCCTTACGAAGATGCCGTCGCAAGGGGAGATGCTttaa
- a CDS encoding Putative L-Aspartase yields MKARLKVTGEDFEVVRVEEKCSRHLSLEQHIHAFDVAAPATVGIMHYGAATSSFSPTIPESILVRDVLEPLIKKTTKVYIQLLLFGTQVEGWVLETSIAGTILSDSTLDAHRTPAGCYPAEPNLAHKHLQVTQLITAGKQAVKWAQDAMLDLRSMEQVRSELKFCGARGTTGTQASFLGIFQGDSTECDAQASRFRRPLHRPMGTDLPKMRLLADAVFIDLDKCD; encoded by the exons ATGAAGGCCCGCCTCAAAGTCACGGGTGAGGACTTTGAAGTTGTTCGCGTCGAGGAGAAGTGTAGCAGACAC CTAAGTCTTGAGCAACACATCCACGCGTTCGACGTTGCTGCTCCGGCCACGGTCGGGATCATGCATTATGGCGCGGCGACAAGCAGTTTCTCACCGACAATCCCCGAGTCGATACTCGTCCGTGACGTCCTTGAGCCATTGATCAAGAAGACAACCAAGGTGTATATCCAACTTCTTCTCTTTGGCACTCAAGTGGAAGGATGGGTCTTGGAAACATCTATAGCTGGCACAATTCTCTCTGACTCAACATTGGACGCACACCGGACTCCTGCTGGCTGCTATCCAGCTGAACCCAATCTCGCACACAAACACCTTCAGGTGACTCAGCTGATTACAGCCGGAAAGCAAGCGGTCAAGTGGGCGCAAGATGCCATGCTTGACCTCCGTAGCATGGAGCAAGTCCGCAGTGAACTCAAGTTCTGTGGCGCCCGAGGCACAACCGGCACACAAGCCTCCTTCCTAGGGATCTTTCAAGGAGACTCAACAGAGTGTGACGCCCAAGCCAGCCGCTTTCGTCGACCCCTACACAGACCAATGG GAACGGACCTGCCCAAGATGAGACTTCTCGCAGACGCTGTATTTATCGATCTT GATAAGTGTGATTAG
- a CDS encoding Putative Flavoprotein-like superfamily has product MAELDTLDIIVLAAILLGTAAYFTKGKYWGVVKDPYANAFANANGAKAGKTRNILEKMEESGKNCIVFYGSQTGTAEDYASRLAKEGKSRFGLETMVADLEDYDYDNLDAIPSDKVVMFVLATYGEGEPTDNAVDFYEFITGEDVSFSEGNDPALSNLNFVAFGLGNNTYEHYNSMVRNVTKALVKLGAHKIGEAGEGDDGAGTMEEDFLAWKDPMWSALAEKMGLEEREAVYEPTFSILEREGLDASSPEVYVGEPNKMHLEGTAKGPFNAHNPYIAPIAESKELFSVKDRNCLHMEVDISGSNLSYQTGDHIAIWPTNPGEEVDRFLDLVGLTDKRHSVISVKALEPTAKVPFPTPTTYDAIIRYHLEICAPVSRQFVSTLAAFAPSEDIKAEMVRLGGDKDLFHEKTGAHFFNIARFLDSVSGGQKWTNIPFSAWIEGLTKLQPRYYSISSSSLVQPKKISITAVVENQTLPGRDDAFRGVATNYLLALKQKQNGDPEPTAFGLTYEITGPRNKYDGIHVPVHVRHSNFKLPSDPSKPVICIGPGTGVAPFRGFIQERAKLAREGADVGQTILFFGCRKSTEDFLYKDEWEQYKKDLGDKFELVTAFSREGPKKVYVQHRLKERSEEINKLLEKKAYFYVCGDAANMAREVNTVLAQILSEQRGISEAKAEEIVKNMRAANQYQEDVWS; this is encoded by the exons ATGGCGGAACTCGATACCCTGGACATCATTGTCCTGGCCGCCATCCTTTTGGGTACGGCCGCCTACTTCACCAAGGGTAAATACTGGGGAGTCGTCAAGGACCCGTATGCCAACGCCTTCGCCAACGCAAATGGagccaaggccggcaagacGCGAAACATCTTGGAGAAGATGGAAGAGTCGGGCAAGAACTGCATCGTCTTCTATGGATCCCAAACCGGTACCGCCGAGGATTACGCCTCGAGACTCGCAAAGGAGGGCAAGAGCCGTTTCGGCCTCGAGACCATGGTCGCCGATCTTGAGGACTACGACTacgacaacctcgacgcTATTCCCAGCGACAAGGTCGTCATGTTTGTTCTCGCCACCtatggcgagggcgagcccACCGATAATGCCGTTGACTTTTACGAGTTCATcaccggcgaggacgtcTCCTTCTCCGAGGGCAATGACCCCGCTCTGAGCAACCTCAACTTTGTCGCTTTCGGCCTTGGTAACAACACCTACGAACACTACAACTCCATGGTTCGCAACGTCACAAAGGCTCTCGTGAAGCTCGGCGCCCACAAGATCGGCGAggctggcgagggcgatgacggcgccggcaccatGGAGGAGGACTTTTTGGCCTGGAAGGACCCCATGTGGTCTGCTctcgccgagaagatggGCTTGGAGGAGCGTGAGGCTGTCTACGAGCCCACCTTCAGTATCCTGGAGcgcgagggcctcgacgcaTCGTCCCCCGAGGTCTACGTCGGAGAGCCCAACAAGATGCACCTCGAGGGCACCGCCAAGGGCCCCTTCAACGCTCACAACCCCTACATCGCTCCCATTGCCGAATCCAAGGAACTCTTTAGCGTCAAGGACCGAAACTGCCTGCACATGGAGGTCGACATTAGCGGATCCAATTTGTCCTACCAGACCGGCGACCACATCGCCATCTGGCCCACGAACcccggcgaggaggtggaCCGCTtcctggacctcgtcggACTTACGGACAAGAGACACTCGGTCATCAGCGTCAAGGCTCTCGAGCCCACCGCCAAGGTTCCTTTCCCTACACCCACCACGTACGATGCCATCATCCGCTACCACCTCGAGATCTGCGCCCCCGTCTCGCGTCAGTTCGTttccacccttgccgcctTCGCCCCTAGCGAAGAcatcaaggccgagatggtCAGGCTTGGTGGCGATAAGGATCTCTTCCATGAGAAGACGGGTGCTCACTTCTTCAACATTGCCCGGTTCCTCGACTCTGTCAGCGGCGGCCAAAAGTGGACCAACATCCCCTTCTCCGCTTGGATCGAGGGTCTGACGAAGCTGCAACCCCGCTACTACTCCATCTCCTCATCGTCTCTGGTTCAGCCCAAGAAGATCTCTATCACCGCTGTCGTTGAGAACCAGACGCTCCCTGGCCGTGACGACGCGTTCCGCGGCGTCGCTACCAACTATCTCTTGGCCCtcaagcagaagcagaatGGCGACCCCGAGCCGACCGCCTTCGGCCTGACATACGAAATCACCGGCCCCAGAAACAAGTACGACGGAATCCACGTCCCTGTCCATGTCCGCCACTCCAACTTCAAGCTGCCCTCCGATCCCTCCAAACCCGTCATCTGCATCGGTCCCGGCACCGGTGTCGCTCCTTTCCGCGGTTTCATCCAGGAGAGAGCCAAGCTCGCTcgcgagggcgccgatgtCGGCCAGACGATTCTCTTTTTCGGATGCCGCAAGTCGACCGAGGACTTTTTGTACAAGGACGAGTGGGAG CAATACAAGAAGGATCTCGGCGACAAGTTCGAGCTCGTCACTGCATTCTCCCGTGAGGGTCCCAAGAAGGTCTACGTCCAGCACCGCCTCAAGGAGCGTTCCGAGGAGATCAATAAGCttctcgagaagaaggcctACTTCTATGTGTGCGGCGACGCCGCAAACATGGCCCGCGAGGTCAACACCGTTCTCGCACAGATCCTGTCAGAGCAGCGAGGCATCTCAGAGgccaaggcggaggagatCGTCAAGAACATGAGGGCAGCAAACCAGTACCAG GAGGACGTCTGGTCATAG